A region of Streptomyces sp. R44 DNA encodes the following proteins:
- the purH gene encoding bifunctional phosphoribosylaminoimidazolecarboxamide formyltransferase/IMP cyclohydrolase, translated as MSVNTDTVKPIRRALVSVYDKTGLEELARGLHEAGVELVSTGSTAGKIAAAGVPVTKVEELTGFPECLDGRVKTLHPRVHAGILADLRLESHREQLAELGVEPFDLVVVNLYPFRETVASGATPDECVEQIDIGGPSMVRAAAKNHPSVAIVTSPERYADVLAAVQAGGFDLTARKRLAAEAFQHTAAYDVAVASWFADDYAAADDSGFPDFLGATYERNNVLRYGENPHQGAALYVDGTGGLAEAEQLHGKEMSYNNYTDTDAARRAAYDHTEPCVAIIKHANPCGIAVGADVAEAHRKAHACDPLSAFGGVIAVNRPVSVAMAEQVAEIFTEVIVAPGYEDGAVEILAKKKNIRVLKAEGAPSNPVEVKPIDGGALLQVTDRLQAEGDDPANWTLATGEALSAEELAELAFAWKACRAVKSNAILLAKDGASVGVGMGQVNRVDSAKLAVERAGEERARGSYAASDAFFPFPDGLEILTAAGVKAVVQPGGSVRDELVVEAAKNAGVTMYFTGTRHFFH; from the coding sequence ATGTCGGTGAACACGGACACCGTTAAGCCCATCCGCCGCGCGCTGGTCAGCGTCTACGACAAGACGGGGCTCGAGGAGCTGGCCCGCGGTCTGCACGAGGCCGGTGTCGAGCTCGTCTCCACCGGTTCCACCGCCGGGAAGATCGCCGCCGCCGGGGTCCCCGTCACCAAGGTCGAGGAGCTGACCGGCTTCCCCGAGTGCCTCGACGGGCGCGTCAAGACCCTCCACCCGCGCGTGCACGCCGGCATCCTCGCCGACCTGCGCCTGGAGTCGCACCGCGAGCAGCTCGCCGAGCTCGGCGTGGAGCCCTTCGACCTGGTCGTCGTGAACCTCTACCCGTTCCGCGAGACGGTCGCCTCCGGCGCCACCCCGGACGAGTGCGTCGAGCAGATCGACATCGGCGGCCCGTCGATGGTCCGCGCCGCGGCCAAGAACCACCCGTCGGTCGCCATCGTCACCAGCCCCGAGCGGTACGCCGACGTGCTCGCCGCCGTCCAGGCCGGCGGCTTCGACCTGACCGCCCGCAAGCGGCTCGCCGCCGAGGCCTTCCAGCACACCGCCGCGTACGACGTGGCCGTGGCCTCCTGGTTCGCCGACGACTACGCCGCCGCCGACGACAGCGGCTTCCCGGACTTCCTGGGCGCCACGTACGAGCGCAACAACGTGCTGCGCTACGGCGAGAACCCGCACCAGGGCGCCGCGCTCTACGTCGACGGCACGGGCGGCCTCGCCGAGGCGGAGCAGCTGCACGGCAAAGAGATGTCGTACAACAACTACACGGACACCGACGCCGCGCGCCGGGCCGCGTACGACCACACCGAGCCCTGCGTCGCGATCATCAAGCACGCCAACCCGTGCGGCATCGCGGTCGGCGCCGACGTCGCCGAGGCCCACCGCAAGGCGCACGCCTGCGACCCGCTGTCCGCGTTCGGCGGCGTCATCGCCGTCAACCGCCCGGTCTCCGTCGCGATGGCCGAGCAGGTCGCCGAGATCTTCACCGAGGTCATCGTGGCCCCCGGCTACGAGGACGGCGCGGTCGAGATCCTCGCCAAGAAGAAGAACATCCGGGTCCTGAAGGCCGAGGGCGCCCCGTCCAACCCGGTCGAGGTCAAGCCGATCGACGGCGGTGCCCTCCTCCAGGTCACCGACCGCCTCCAGGCCGAGGGCGACGACCCGGCGAACTGGACCCTGGCGACCGGCGAGGCGCTCTCCGCCGAGGAGCTCGCCGAGCTCGCCTTCGCCTGGAAGGCCTGCCGCGCGGTCAAGTCCAACGCGATCCTGCTCGCCAAGGACGGCGCCTCGGTCGGCGTCGGCATGGGCCAGGTCAACCGCGTGGACTCCGCGAAGCTGGCCGTCGAGCGGGCGGGCGAGGAGCGGGCGCGCGGCTCGTACGCCGCCTCCGACGCCTTCTTCCCCTTCCCCGACGGCCTGGAGATCCTCACGGCCGCCGGCGTGAAGGCGGTCGTCCAGCCGGGCGGCTCGGTCCGTGACGAGCTCGTCGTCGAGGCCGCGAAGAACGCGGGCGTGACGATGTACTTCACCGGCACGCGCCACTTCTTCCACTGA
- the sucC gene encoding ADP-forming succinate--CoA ligase subunit beta, protein MDLFEYQARDLFAKHGVPVLAGEVIDTPEAAREATERLGGKSVVKAQVKVGGRGKAGGVKLAATPDEAVARATDILGMDIKGHTVHKVMIAETAPEIVEEYYVSYLLDRTNRTFLAMASVAGGMDIEEVAATTPEKLAKVPVDSNKGVDIEKAREIVALAQFPAEVAEKVAEVLVTLWKTFVAEDALLVEVNPLAKVASGEVIALDGKVSLDENADFRQPEHEALEDKAAANPLEAAAKAKGLNYVKLDGEVGIIGNGAGLVMSTLDVVAYAGENHGGVKPANFLDIGGGASAEVMANGLEIILGDSDVKSVFVNVFGGITACDEVANGIVQALELLASKGEEVTKPLVVRLDGNNAELGRKILSDANHPLVQRVDTMDGAADKAAELAAAK, encoded by the coding sequence GTGGACCTGTTCGAGTACCAGGCGAGGGACCTCTTCGCCAAGCACGGTGTACCGGTGCTGGCCGGTGAAGTCATCGACACGCCTGAGGCGGCGCGCGAGGCCACCGAGCGTCTTGGCGGCAAGTCGGTCGTCAAGGCGCAGGTGAAGGTCGGTGGCCGCGGCAAGGCCGGCGGCGTGAAGCTGGCCGCCACCCCGGACGAGGCCGTCGCCCGCGCGACGGACATCCTCGGGATGGACATCAAGGGCCACACGGTCCACAAGGTGATGATCGCGGAGACCGCTCCGGAGATCGTCGAGGAGTACTACGTCTCGTACCTCCTCGACCGCACCAACCGCACCTTCCTCGCCATGGCGTCCGTCGCCGGTGGCATGGACATCGAGGAGGTCGCCGCGACGACCCCCGAGAAGCTCGCGAAGGTGCCGGTCGACTCCAACAAGGGCGTCGACATCGAGAAGGCCCGCGAGATCGTGGCCCTGGCGCAGTTCCCGGCCGAGGTCGCCGAGAAGGTCGCCGAGGTCCTCGTGACCCTGTGGAAGACCTTCGTCGCCGAGGACGCGCTCCTCGTCGAGGTCAACCCGCTGGCCAAGGTCGCCTCCGGCGAGGTCATCGCCCTCGACGGCAAGGTGTCCCTCGACGAGAACGCCGACTTCCGTCAGCCGGAGCACGAGGCGCTCGAGGACAAGGCCGCAGCCAACCCGCTCGAGGCTGCCGCCAAGGCCAAGGGCCTGAACTACGTCAAGCTCGACGGCGAGGTCGGCATCATCGGCAACGGCGCCGGCCTGGTCATGTCGACCCTGGACGTCGTCGCGTACGCCGGTGAGAACCACGGCGGCGTGAAGCCGGCCAACTTCCTCGACATCGGTGGCGGCGCCTCCGCCGAGGTCATGGCGAACGGCCTGGAGATCATCCTGGGCGACTCGGACGTCAAGTCCGTGTTCGTCAACGTCTTCGGTGGCATCACCGCCTGTGACGAGGTCGCCAACGGCATCGTCCAGGCCCTGGAGCTCCTCGCCTCCAAGGGCGAAGAGGTCACCAAGCCGCTGGTCGTGCGCCTCGACGGCAACAACGCGGAGCTGGGTCGCAAGATCCTGTCGGACGCCAACCACCCGCTCGTGCAGCGCGTGGACACCATGGACGGCGCGGCCGACAAGGCCGCCGAGCTCGCGGCTGCGAAGTAA
- the purN gene encoding phosphoribosylglycinamide formyltransferase, with product MAAARLVVLVSGSGTNLQALLDAIDADPEGYGVEIVAVGADRENIVGLERAERAGLPTFVCKVKDHATREEWDRALTEATAAYEPDLVVSAGFMKIVGKEFLARFGGRVVNTHPALLPSFPGAHGVRDALAYGAKVTGCTVHFVDDGVDTGPIIAQGVVEVRDEDDEAALHERIKEVERSLLVDVVGRLARHGYRIEGRKVHVGEHGHR from the coding sequence GTGGCTGCCGCCCGCCTCGTCGTCCTGGTCTCCGGCTCCGGCACGAACCTCCAGGCCCTGCTCGACGCGATCGACGCCGACCCCGAGGGCTACGGCGTGGAGATCGTCGCCGTCGGCGCCGACCGCGAGAACATCGTGGGTCTGGAGCGTGCGGAGCGGGCCGGTCTCCCCACTTTCGTGTGCAAGGTGAAGGACCACGCGACCCGCGAGGAGTGGGACCGCGCGCTGACCGAGGCCACCGCCGCGTACGAGCCGGACCTGGTCGTCTCGGCCGGTTTCATGAAGATCGTCGGCAAGGAGTTCCTCGCCCGCTTCGGCGGCCGGGTCGTCAACACCCACCCGGCGCTCCTCCCCAGTTTTCCCGGTGCCCACGGGGTGCGTGACGCCCTCGCCTACGGCGCGAAGGTCACCGGGTGCACCGTCCACTTCGTCGACGACGGTGTCGACACCGGCCCGATCATCGCCCAGGGCGTGGTCGAGGTGCGGGACGAGGACGATGAAGCCGCTCTGCACGAGCGCATCAAGGAAGTCGAGCGCTCGCTGCTCGTCGATGTCGTGGGGCGTCTCGCCCGGCACGGCTACCGCATTGAGGGACGAAAGGTTCATGTCGGTGAACACGGACACCGTTAA
- a CDS encoding DUF6350 family protein, whose protein sequence is MTHVTEQPLVQGGRSAALATACVRGGVAAGLGLGALAVLVIVAWISSPYPDSGPAGALHAAAGIWLLAHGVDLVRTDTLSGLPAPLGIVPLLLVALPVWLVHRTARDTLDPGDDGSRPRPSPAGALASVAGGYLLVAAAVVVYSESGPLPADLLTAGLWLPAVVTGAAGAGVWTALGRPLPGQWQAAVALRAAGLGTLTLLGGGAVAAAVSLAWHASRAQASFEGLAGEWSGRVTVLLLVLALLPNMAVWGAAYGLGPGFTLGTGALATPLGLVGDPTVPPFPLLAALPAEGRGTWVHWAAAAVPLAAAVVQGGLVGRAARSRPAREAALTALGAAWGCGAAVAVLAGAAGGPLGTGRLSAFGPVWWQAGAAAVLWGVGVGVPVALGVRAWGRRVPRSQRPVPVPEPAPGPVAAAVVPAGATEARPEADEPKAPDLEAGGTGRAAESDPYTDAYTAPIGDPFDDPGFEPYDYLPAAWEPSPPPPPAAPDRP, encoded by the coding sequence GTGACCCATGTGACCGAGCAACCCCTGGTCCAGGGCGGCCGTTCCGCCGCGCTCGCCACCGCCTGCGTCCGGGGCGGGGTCGCCGCCGGGCTCGGTCTCGGCGCGCTCGCGGTCCTGGTGATCGTGGCCTGGATCAGCTCCCCGTACCCCGACAGCGGCCCCGCCGGCGCCCTGCACGCCGCCGCCGGGATCTGGCTGCTCGCGCACGGCGTGGACCTGGTCCGCACGGACACCCTGTCCGGCCTGCCCGCGCCCCTCGGCATCGTCCCGCTGCTGCTCGTCGCCCTGCCCGTCTGGCTCGTGCACCGGACCGCCCGCGACACCCTCGACCCGGGCGACGACGGCTCCCGGCCGCGCCCCTCCCCGGCCGGCGCCCTCGCCTCCGTCGCCGGGGGGTACCTCCTCGTCGCGGCCGCCGTCGTGGTCTACAGCGAGAGCGGCCCGCTCCCCGCCGACCTGCTCACGGCCGGACTCTGGCTGCCCGCCGTCGTCACCGGAGCGGCGGGCGCGGGCGTCTGGACCGCGCTCGGCCGCCCGCTGCCCGGGCAGTGGCAGGCGGCCGTCGCCCTGCGCGCCGCGGGGCTCGGGACCCTGACGCTGCTCGGCGGCGGTGCGGTGGCCGCGGCGGTCTCGCTGGCCTGGCACGCGAGCCGGGCGCAGGCCTCGTTCGAGGGCCTCGCGGGGGAGTGGTCCGGTCGGGTGACGGTCCTGCTGCTCGTCCTCGCGCTGCTGCCGAACATGGCCGTCTGGGGAGCGGCGTACGGCCTCGGGCCCGGCTTCACCCTCGGTACGGGCGCGCTCGCGACCCCGCTGGGACTCGTCGGCGACCCGACCGTGCCGCCCTTCCCGCTCCTGGCCGCGCTGCCCGCCGAGGGGCGCGGGACCTGGGTCCACTGGGCGGCCGCGGCGGTCCCGCTGGCCGCCGCAGTGGTGCAGGGCGGCCTCGTGGGCCGTGCGGCGCGGAGCCGCCCGGCCCGGGAGGCGGCCCTGACGGCGCTCGGCGCGGCCTGGGGGTGCGGGGCGGCCGTGGCCGTCCTGGCGGGCGCGGCGGGCGGCCCGCTCGGCACCGGCCGGCTCTCGGCGTTCGGCCCGGTGTGGTGGCAGGCGGGCGCGGCCGCGGTGCTGTGGGGGGTCGGCGTGGGAGTTCCGGTGGCCTTGGGGGTACGGGCCTGGGGCCGCCGGGTGCCGCGCTCCCAGAGGCCGGTGCCCGTGCCGGAGCCCGCGCCGGGCCCGGTGGCGGCCGCGGTGGTCCCTGCCGGTGCGACGGAGGCCCGGCCGGAGGCGGACGAGCCCAAGGCGCCGGACCTGGAGGCCGGCGGCACCGGCCGGGCCGCCGAGAGCGACCCGTACACCGACGCGTACACCGCCCCGATCGGCGACCCCTTCGACGATCCCGGCTTCGAGCCGTACGACTACCTCCCGGCGGCCTGGGAACCGTCCCCTCCGCCGCCCCCCGCGGCCCCGGACCGGCCGTAG
- the sucD gene encoding succinate--CoA ligase subunit alpha has protein sequence MAIFLNKDSKVIVQGMTGATGMKHTKLMLGDGTNIVGGVNPRKAGTTVDFDGTEIPVFGTVAEAMEKTGANVSVLFVPPAFAKAAVVEAIDAEIPLAVVITEGIAVHDSAAFYAYAVDKGNKTRLIGPNCPGLITPGQSNAGIIPGDITKPGRIGLVSKSGTLTYQMMYELRDIGFSSAVGIGGDPVIGTTHIDALAAFEADPDTDLIVMIGEIGGDAEERAADFIKANVTKPVVGYVAGFTAPEGKTMGHAGAIVSGSSGTAQAKKEALEAAGVKVGKTPTETAKLARAILAG, from the coding sequence ATGGCTATCTTCCTCAACAAGGACAGCAAGGTCATCGTCCAGGGCATGACCGGTGCCACGGGCATGAAGCACACCAAGCTCATGCTGGGTGACGGCACCAACATCGTCGGTGGCGTGAACCCGCGCAAGGCCGGCACGACCGTCGACTTCGACGGCACCGAGATCCCCGTCTTCGGCACGGTCGCCGAGGCCATGGAGAAGACCGGCGCCAACGTCTCGGTCCTCTTCGTGCCGCCGGCCTTCGCGAAGGCCGCCGTCGTCGAGGCGATCGACGCCGAGATCCCGCTCGCCGTCGTCATCACCGAGGGCATCGCCGTCCACGACTCCGCCGCGTTCTACGCGTACGCCGTGGACAAGGGCAACAAGACCCGCCTCATCGGCCCGAACTGCCCCGGTCTCATCACCCCGGGCCAGTCCAACGCCGGCATCATCCCGGGCGACATCACGAAGCCGGGCCGCATCGGCCTGGTCTCGAAGTCCGGCACGCTGACGTACCAGATGATGTACGAGCTCCGTGACATCGGCTTCTCGTCCGCCGTCGGCATCGGTGGCGACCCGGTCATCGGCACCACGCACATCGACGCCCTCGCGGCGTTCGAGGCGGACCCCGACACCGACCTGATCGTCATGATCGGCGAGATCGGCGGCGACGCCGAGGAGCGTGCGGCCGACTTCATCAAGGCCAACGTCACCAAGCCGGTCGTCGGCTACGTCGCGGGCTTCACCGCGCCCGAGGGCAAGACCATGGGCCACGCCGGCGCCATCGTCTCCGGCTCCTCCGGCACCGCCCAGGCGAAGAAGGAGGCCCTTGAGGCCGCCGGCGTCAAGGTCGGCAAGACGCCGACCGAGACGGCCAAGCTGGCGCGCGCCATCCTCGCGGGCTGA
- a CDS encoding sigma factor-like helix-turn-helix DNA-binding protein, whose product MSRSTADSASSVTLPTPKERRRLREALALSEEQVAEAMGVTKATVRSWETGRSAPRGRKREAYARLLGAHGPEAPLPAAPEPAPEPGQPARPPQAHAQARSMAAPAHGQGQAQPAATPSPASASVRPKAAVKRAAKPPGAPSPAPAITPGPARKGTSKPPERLKPVAAEAPAEPAVPGLTPEEAFDALYAYAAPGLVHQTYLLTGRRRLSRESVEHAFHHAWGHWPEVAQDPDPVGWVRAAAYEYALSPWHRLRRAHKHPDAPPAEAHRRALLDALLELPPPYRRTVLLYDGLGLDLPETAAETEASTPAAANRLLHARTVIAKRIPELAAPEDLHRRLSALVADAPSATLPAARSVRTGSEHRTRTWTRAVLGVTAVLIGVTGFTAATAPTRYIPVNAPGETVNGVPVRGGPQKLRPEDLELREKLRSEPNPGPERLVPAVE is encoded by the coding sequence ATGAGCCGGAGCACCGCGGATTCCGCATCCTCCGTCACCCTGCCGACGCCGAAGGAGCGGCGCAGGTTGCGTGAGGCCCTCGCCCTGAGCGAGGAGCAGGTCGCCGAGGCCATGGGCGTCACGAAGGCCACGGTCAGGTCCTGGGAGACCGGGCGCTCGGCTCCCCGGGGCCGCAAGCGCGAGGCGTACGCGCGACTGCTCGGCGCGCACGGGCCGGAAGCCCCGCTCCCGGCCGCCCCGGAACCCGCCCCGGAGCCCGGGCAGCCGGCCCGGCCACCGCAGGCGCACGCCCAGGCCCGGTCGATGGCCGCGCCGGCCCACGGCCAGGGTCAGGCCCAGCCCGCGGCGACCCCCTCGCCGGCCTCCGCCAGCGTCCGGCCCAAGGCCGCCGTCAAGCGGGCCGCCAAGCCGCCGGGTGCGCCGTCCCCCGCCCCGGCCATCACCCCCGGCCCGGCCCGCAAGGGCACCTCGAAGCCGCCGGAGCGACTGAAACCGGTGGCGGCCGAGGCCCCCGCGGAACCGGCCGTACCGGGCCTCACCCCGGAGGAGGCCTTCGACGCGCTGTACGCGTACGCCGCACCGGGCCTCGTCCACCAGACGTACCTGCTCACCGGGCGCCGCCGACTCTCCCGCGAGTCGGTCGAGCACGCCTTCCACCACGCCTGGGGGCACTGGCCCGAGGTCGCCCAGGACCCGGACCCGGTGGGCTGGGTGCGGGCGGCGGCGTACGAGTACGCCCTCTCGCCCTGGCACCGGCTGCGCCGTGCGCACAAGCACCCCGACGCCCCGCCGGCCGAGGCGCACCGGCGGGCGCTGCTCGACGCGCTCCTGGAACTGCCGCCGCCGTACCGCCGGACCGTCCTGCTCTACGACGGGCTCGGCCTCGACCTGCCGGAGACGGCGGCCGAGACGGAGGCGAGCACCCCGGCGGCCGCGAACCGGCTGCTGCACGCCCGTACGGTCATCGCGAAGCGGATCCCCGAGCTCGCCGCCCCCGAGGACCTGCACCGGCGGCTGAGCGCGCTGGTCGCGGACGCGCCGTCCGCGACCCTGCCGGCCGCCCGCTCGGTCCGGACGGGCAGCGAGCACCGGACCCGGACCTGGACGCGCGCGGTGCTCGGGGTGACGGCGGTCCTCATCGGGGTCACCGGCTTCACGGCGGCGACCGCGCCGACCCGCTACATCCCGGTGAACGCCCCCGGCGAGACCGTCAACGGCGTGCCCGTGCGCGGCGGCCCGCAGAAGCTCCGCCCGGAGGACCTGGAGCTGCGCGAGAAGCTGCGCTCGGAGCCCAACCCGGGTCCGGAGCGGCTGGTCCCGGCGGTCGAGTGA